The following are encoded together in the Nocardioides thalensis genome:
- a CDS encoding phosphoribosyl-ATP diphosphatase: MKTFDELWAELSEKARTRPAGSGTVAALDAGVHAIGKKLVEEAAESWMAAEHEGKERAAEEISQLIYHSQVLMLALGLEPADVYKHL, translated from the coding sequence GTGAAGACGTTCGACGAGCTCTGGGCGGAGCTGAGCGAGAAGGCTCGGACCCGGCCCGCCGGTAGCGGCACCGTGGCGGCACTCGACGCCGGCGTCCATGCGATCGGCAAGAAGCTGGTCGAGGAGGCCGCCGAGTCCTGGATGGCCGCCGAGCACGAGGGCAAGGAGCGCGCGGCGGAGGAGATCAGTCAGCTGATCTACCACTCCCAGGTGCTCATGCTCGCCCTCGGCCTCGAGCCCGCCGACGTCTACAAGCACCTCTGA
- a CDS encoding uridine kinase family protein — protein sequence MRSEPGDSFAARVVAHAEARPTTLGTGRLICIDGLAGAGKTTLARQVAALRPEAVVLGTDEMLEGWSGLPGLGASIESLLRPLAAGEPGRWRRWDWYADGWAEWRRVDPGPLLVLEGVGSAAASYDELITTLVWLEAPREQRLARGIARDGEQMRDHWLTWLEDEADLHAREQTRARADLVLET from the coding sequence TTGCGTTCTGAGCCCGGCGACTCGTTCGCAGCGCGGGTCGTCGCCCACGCCGAGGCCCGGCCGACGACGCTCGGCACCGGCCGGCTGATCTGCATCGACGGCCTGGCGGGGGCCGGAAAGACGACGCTGGCGCGGCAGGTGGCGGCGCTGCGTCCCGAGGCCGTCGTGCTGGGGACCGACGAGATGCTGGAGGGCTGGTCCGGCCTGCCGGGACTGGGGGCCAGCATCGAGTCGCTGCTCCGCCCGCTGGCCGCCGGCGAGCCCGGCCGCTGGCGGCGGTGGGACTGGTACGCCGACGGGTGGGCGGAGTGGCGCCGGGTCGACCCCGGGCCGCTCCTCGTGCTCGAGGGCGTCGGCTCCGCGGCTGCGTCGTACGACGAGCTCATCACGACGCTCGTGTGGCTCGAGGCCCCGCGCGAGCAGCGCTTGGCGCGCGGCATCGCGCGCGACGGCGAGCAGATGCGCGACCACTGGCTGACGTGGCTCGAGGACGAGGCCGACCTGCACGCCCGCGAGCAGACCCGGGCGCGGGCCGACCTCGTCCTCGAGACCTGA
- a CDS encoding amino acid deaminase/aldolase, producing MHSDPVERNRLAARLDAAVRASATPLPTPLLTVDLAAFDANAADLVKRAGGKPIRVASKSLRVPALVRRALEHDGFHGVLAFTLAEALFLEQQDVSDDILVGYPTVDAAALSALISSPRAASRITIMIDDVAHLDAVDALRTSMAVPIRVAIDVDAGLRWGGQQVGPRRSPLFDIGSVVALARTVVERPGFTLVGVMTYEGQVAGVPDAVPHQRARSAAVRRIKSMSVAQLRTRRADIAEGLASIHGFELGLWNAGGTGSLESSAADPVVTEVTAGSGLLGPALFDHYRGFSPQPAAFVGLPVTRRPAAGIATVHGGGLIASGAAGTDRLPVPWAPPGLRLTTLEGAGEVQTPLVGDGADALRIGDLVWFRHAKSGEPFEHGTTAHLLDGDRFVDAVPTYRGHGLAF from the coding sequence ATGCATTCCGACCCGGTCGAGCGCAACCGCCTCGCTGCGCGGCTCGACGCGGCGGTGCGCGCGAGCGCGACACCGCTGCCGACACCGCTCCTCACCGTCGACCTCGCCGCCTTCGACGCCAACGCGGCCGACCTGGTCAAGCGGGCCGGAGGGAAGCCGATCCGGGTCGCGTCGAAGTCGCTGCGGGTGCCCGCCCTCGTGCGTCGCGCGCTCGAGCACGACGGGTTCCACGGGGTGCTCGCGTTCACGCTCGCGGAGGCGCTCTTCCTCGAGCAGCAGGACGTGTCCGACGACATCCTGGTCGGCTATCCCACGGTCGACGCCGCCGCCCTGAGCGCGCTCATCTCCTCGCCGCGAGCGGCCTCGCGGATCACGATCATGATCGACGACGTGGCGCACCTCGACGCTGTCGACGCGCTCCGCACGTCGATGGCGGTGCCGATCCGGGTGGCCATCGACGTCGACGCCGGCCTGCGGTGGGGCGGCCAGCAGGTGGGTCCCCGTCGGTCGCCGCTGTTCGACATCGGCAGCGTCGTCGCCCTGGCGCGCACGGTCGTGGAGCGCCCGGGCTTCACGCTCGTCGGCGTGATGACCTACGAGGGCCAGGTCGCGGGCGTGCCCGACGCGGTCCCCCACCAACGCGCGCGGTCGGCCGCCGTCCGTCGCATCAAGTCGATGTCGGTCGCGCAGCTGCGCACCCGGCGGGCCGACATCGCCGAGGGCCTTGCGTCCATCCACGGCTTCGAGCTCGGCCTCTGGAACGCCGGCGGCACCGGCTCGCTGGAGTCCTCGGCCGCCGACCCGGTCGTCACCGAGGTCACCGCCGGCTCCGGTCTGCTCGGTCCCGCCCTCTTCGACCACTACCGGGGCTTCTCGCCGCAACCGGCGGCGTTCGTGGGGCTCCCGGTCACCCGCCGTCCGGCGGCCGGCATCGCCACCGTGCACGGCGGCGGCCTGATCGCCTCGGGCGCGGCCGGCACCGACCGACTGCCCGTGCCGTGGGCGCCGCCCGGGCTGCGCCTCACCACGCTCGAGGGCGCCGGCGAGGTGCAGACGCCGCTGGTCGGCGACGGCGCCGACGCGCTGCGGATCGGCGACCTGGTCTGGTTCCGGCACGCCAAGTCGGGCGAGCCGTTCGAGCACGGCACGACGGCCCACCTGCTCGACGGCGACCGGTTCGTCGACGCGGTGCCGACCTACCGGGGCCACGGGCTTGCGTTCTGA
- the hisG gene encoding ATP phosphoribosyltransferase — MSRLKIAIPNKGALSAAATEILRESGYRQRSDSKELRLVDAENDVEFFYLRPRDIALYVGEGTLDVGITGRDLLLDSGAKADEVLPLEFGRSTFRFAGPRGSYDELADLAGTRIATSYVGIVESFLAERGIDATVVRLDGAVETSIQLGVADVIADVVETGTTLRRAGLEVFGEPILESEAVLITRSGNGSPAFDVFRRRVEGVLVARGYVMMDYDIETAKLDAALAVTPGMEGPTVSPLQREGWVAVRAMVRRDGAQRLMDELWELGARAILLTDIHACRI; from the coding sequence ATGTCCCGCCTCAAGATCGCGATCCCCAACAAGGGAGCGCTCTCCGCCGCCGCCACCGAGATCCTGCGCGAGTCCGGCTACCGCCAGCGCAGCGACTCCAAGGAGCTGCGGCTCGTCGACGCCGAGAACGACGTCGAGTTCTTCTACCTCCGGCCGCGCGACATCGCGCTGTACGTCGGGGAGGGCACGCTCGACGTCGGCATCACCGGCCGCGACCTGCTGCTCGACTCCGGCGCCAAGGCCGACGAGGTGCTGCCGCTGGAGTTCGGCCGCAGCACGTTCCGCTTCGCGGGTCCGCGCGGCTCCTACGACGAGCTGGCCGACCTCGCCGGCACGCGGATCGCCACGTCGTACGTCGGCATCGTCGAGTCGTTCCTGGCCGAGCGCGGCATCGACGCGACCGTGGTGCGGCTCGACGGCGCAGTCGAGACCAGCATCCAGCTCGGCGTCGCCGACGTCATCGCCGACGTCGTCGAGACCGGCACCACGTTGCGGCGCGCCGGCCTCGAGGTTTTCGGCGAGCCGATCCTCGAGTCGGAGGCCGTGCTCATCACCCGCTCGGGCAACGGGTCGCCGGCGTTCGACGTCTTCCGGCGCCGGGTCGAGGGCGTCCTCGTGGCCCGCGGCTACGTGATGATGGACTACGACATCGAGACCGCGAAGCTCGACGCCGCGCTCGCGGTTACCCCCGGCATGGAGGGCCCGACCGTGTCGCCCCTGCAGCGCGAGGGCTGGGTCGCCGTACGCGCGATGGTGCGGCGCGACGGCGCGCAGCGGCTGATGGACGAGCTCTGGGAGCTCGGTGCGCGGGCGATCCTGCTCACCGACATCCATGCCTGCCGGATCTGA
- the ribD gene encoding bifunctional diaminohydroxyphosphoribosylaminopyrimidine deaminase/5-amino-6-(5-phosphoribosylamino)uracil reductase RibD: MCRAIELAASPGVPLWPNPRVGCVLLAPDGEVVGEGYHHGAGTPHAEIEALAAAGDRARGATAVVTLEPCNHTGRTGPCSQALIEAGVARVVVAQRDPNPVAEGGLEVLAEAGVDVEHGLLAEDAERLNPAWTFAHRNGRPFVTWKFATTLDGRSAARDGSSRWVTSAAARRDTHVLRAQCDTMLVGTNTVAVDDPQLTVRDAAGEPLPVQPLRVVVGNRDIDADRRVLDDVAETVHLRTHDPLEALETLYRDHGRHHVFFEGGPTLAAAFLKAGVVDEVVAYVAPMLLGSGKSAVGNLGIGTIGKARHLDLVDTLVLLPEDGDGDPADTDINLRLVLRPRQED; this comes from the coding sequence ATGTGCCGCGCCATCGAGCTGGCCGCGTCGCCGGGCGTGCCGTTGTGGCCCAACCCCCGGGTGGGCTGCGTGCTGCTCGCGCCCGACGGCGAGGTCGTCGGCGAGGGCTACCACCACGGAGCGGGCACGCCGCACGCCGAGATCGAGGCCCTGGCCGCCGCCGGTGACCGCGCCCGCGGCGCGACGGCGGTCGTCACGCTCGAGCCGTGCAACCACACCGGCCGCACCGGACCGTGCAGCCAGGCCCTCATCGAAGCCGGAGTCGCCCGGGTCGTGGTCGCGCAGCGCGACCCGAACCCGGTCGCCGAGGGCGGGCTCGAGGTGCTCGCCGAGGCCGGCGTCGACGTCGAGCACGGCCTGCTCGCCGAGGACGCCGAACGGCTCAACCCGGCCTGGACCTTCGCCCACCGCAACGGGCGCCCGTTCGTGACCTGGAAGTTCGCGACCACCCTCGACGGGCGGAGCGCCGCGCGCGACGGGTCGTCGCGCTGGGTGACCTCCGCGGCCGCCCGCCGCGACACCCACGTGCTGCGCGCCCAGTGCGACACGATGCTGGTCGGCACCAACACCGTCGCGGTCGACGACCCGCAGCTGACGGTGCGCGACGCCGCGGGGGAGCCGCTGCCGGTCCAGCCGCTGCGCGTGGTCGTGGGCAACCGAGACATCGACGCCGATCGCCGCGTCCTCGACGACGTCGCCGAGACGGTCCACCTGCGCACGCACGACCCGCTCGAGGCGCTGGAGACGCTCTACCGCGACCACGGCCGGCACCACGTGTTCTTCGAGGGCGGGCCCACGCTGGCTGCCGCGTTCCTCAAGGCGGGCGTGGTCGACGAGGTCGTCGCTTACGTCGCGCCGATGCTGCTCGGCTCCGGCAAGTCCGCGGTCGGCAACCTCGGCATCGGGACGATCGGCAAGGCCCGCCACCTCGACCTCGTCGACACCCTCGTGCTCCTGCCCGAGGACGGCGACGGCGACCCGGCGGACACCGACATCAACCTGCGGCTCGTCCTGCGGCCGCGTCAGGAGGACTGA
- the ribH gene encoding 6,7-dimethyl-8-ribityllumazine synthase → MAGHGAPTPEPTDCHDLRVAVVAASWHTEVMDGLLAGAQRALADHKVEAPVVVRVPGTFELPVMAAALAPSYDAIIALGVVIRGGTPHFEYVCNAATDGLTRVSIDAQTPVGFGVLTCDDEQQALDRAGLEGSKEDKGYEAASAALLTAATLKKVRRRDGLG, encoded by the coding sequence ATGGCCGGACACGGCGCCCCGACCCCCGAGCCCACCGACTGCCACGACCTGCGGGTCGCCGTGGTCGCCGCGAGCTGGCACACCGAGGTGATGGACGGCCTGCTCGCCGGCGCCCAGCGCGCGCTCGCCGACCACAAGGTCGAAGCGCCCGTCGTCGTGCGGGTGCCGGGCACGTTCGAGCTGCCCGTGATGGCCGCCGCGCTCGCGCCGTCGTACGACGCGATCATCGCGCTCGGCGTGGTCATCCGGGGCGGCACGCCGCACTTCGAGTACGTCTGCAACGCCGCCACGGACGGCCTGACCCGGGTGTCCATCGACGCCCAGACGCCGGTCGGCTTCGGCGTGCTCACCTGCGACGACGAGCAGCAGGCTCTCGACCGGGCCGGGCTCGAGGGCTCGAAGGAGGACAAGGGTTACGAGGCCGCGTCCGCAGCGCTTCTCACCGCAGCGACCTTGAAGAAGGTCCGCCGCAGGGACGGCCTAGGCTGA
- a CDS encoding riboflavin synthase: MFTGIVEELGTVASVDDQGDAIRLTIRADETLSDAALGDSIAVNGCCLTVAERTDTTWTADVMAETLAKTSTGRLAPGDRVNLERAVTAEKRLGGHVVQGHVDGVGTVLSRTPSEHWTVVEIGLPEEPDLARYLVDKGSITVDGTSLTVVEAKDASFTVSLIPETLARTTLGFREPGDPVNLEVDVLAKHVEKLVRAYMRVETVAGATSSTNERN, encoded by the coding sequence ATGTTCACCGGCATCGTGGAGGAGCTCGGCACCGTCGCGTCGGTCGACGACCAGGGCGACGCCATCCGGCTCACGATCCGCGCCGACGAGACCCTGTCCGACGCGGCGCTCGGCGACTCCATCGCCGTGAACGGCTGCTGCCTGACCGTGGCCGAGCGCACCGACACCACCTGGACCGCCGACGTGATGGCCGAGACCCTGGCGAAGACCAGCACCGGCCGCCTCGCGCCGGGGGACCGGGTCAACCTCGAGCGCGCTGTCACCGCCGAGAAGCGGCTCGGGGGCCACGTGGTCCAGGGTCACGTCGACGGAGTCGGCACGGTGCTGAGCCGGACGCCGAGCGAGCACTGGACGGTCGTCGAGATCGGTCTCCCCGAGGAGCCCGATCTCGCCCGCTACCTCGTCGACAAGGGTTCGATCACCGTCGACGGCACCTCCCTCACGGTCGTCGAGGCCAAGGACGCCTCGTTCACCGTCAGCCTGATCCCCGAGACCCTCGCCCGCACCACCCTCGGCTTCCGCGAGCCGGGCGACCCGGTCAACCTCGAGGTCGACGTCCTCGCCAAGCACGTGGAGAAGCTCGTGCGCGCCTACATGCGTGTCGAGACGGTCGCTGGGGCGACCTCCTCGACGAACGAAAGGAACTGA
- a CDS encoding bifunctional 3,4-dihydroxy-2-butanone-4-phosphate synthase/GTP cyclohydrolase II translates to MSVRLDSVEQAIADIAAGKAVVVVDDEDRENEGDIIFAAAKATPELMAFTIRHSSGVICVPMPGDMLDRLEIPLMTPHNKDKLRTAYTISVDARDGVSTGISAADRAHTARVLADSATEPWEITRPGHVFPLRYREGGVLVRRGHTEAAVDLAKLAGLTPAGVLVEIVNDDGTMKRAPELREFADEHGLAMISIEDLVKYRRRNEVHVDREAETRLPTRHGDFTAFGYTITVDGSEHVALVYGDPASLTSGGPVLTRVHSECLTGDVFGSSRCDCGPQLDEALERIVQEGRGVVVYLRGHEGRGIGLVAKLQAYQLQDGGRDTVDANLDLGLPADARHYGAATQILKDLGVTEVRLLTNNPDKVTNLEDYGIKVTERVPLTPRPNDHNLAYLLTKRDRMGHDLPNLDAPLPASDLGLETAAGAASSTTGTEI, encoded by the coding sequence ATGTCCGTTCGGTTGGACTCCGTCGAGCAGGCGATCGCCGACATCGCCGCCGGCAAGGCCGTGGTCGTCGTCGACGACGAGGACCGCGAGAACGAGGGCGACATCATCTTCGCTGCGGCGAAGGCCACCCCCGAGCTGATGGCGTTCACCATCCGCCACTCCAGCGGCGTGATCTGCGTGCCGATGCCCGGCGACATGCTCGACCGGCTCGAGATCCCGCTGATGACGCCGCACAACAAGGACAAGCTGCGGACGGCGTACACCATCTCGGTCGACGCCCGTGACGGCGTCTCCACGGGCATCTCCGCGGCCGACCGCGCCCACACCGCCCGGGTCCTCGCCGACTCGGCGACCGAGCCGTGGGAGATCACCCGCCCGGGCCACGTCTTCCCGCTGCGCTACCGCGAGGGCGGCGTCCTCGTGCGGCGGGGCCACACCGAGGCCGCGGTCGACCTCGCCAAGCTGGCCGGGCTCACCCCGGCGGGCGTCCTCGTCGAGATCGTCAACGACGATGGCACCATGAAGCGCGCGCCCGAGCTGCGCGAGTTCGCCGACGAGCACGGCCTGGCGATGATCTCGATCGAGGACCTCGTCAAGTACCGCCGGCGCAACGAGGTCCACGTCGACCGCGAGGCCGAGACCCGGCTGCCCACCCGGCACGGCGACTTCACCGCCTTCGGCTACACGATCACCGTCGACGGCAGCGAGCACGTCGCCCTGGTGTACGGCGACCCCGCGTCGCTGACGTCCGGCGGCCCGGTGCTGACGCGGGTCCACTCCGAATGCCTGACCGGCGACGTGTTCGGCAGCAGCCGGTGCGACTGCGGGCCGCAGCTCGACGAGGCGCTGGAGCGGATCGTCCAGGAGGGTCGCGGTGTGGTCGTCTACCTGCGCGGCCACGAGGGCCGGGGGATCGGCCTGGTCGCCAAGCTGCAGGCCTACCAGCTCCAGGACGGCGGCCGCGACACCGTCGACGCCAACCTCGACCTCGGGCTGCCGGCCGACGCGCGCCACTACGGCGCGGCCACCCAGATCCTCAAGGACCTGGGCGTGACCGAGGTGCGACTGCTCACCAACAACCCCGACAAGGTCACCAACCTGGAGGACTACGGGATCAAGGTCACCGAGCGGGTGCCGCTCACGCCGCGTCCCAACGACCACAATCTGGCCTACCTGCTCACCAAGCGCGACCGGATGGGCCACGACCTCCCCAACCTCGACGCACCCCTCCCTGCCAGCGACCTGGGTCTCGAGACGGCCGCTGGGGCGGCCTCCTCGACCACCGGAACGGAGATCTGA
- a CDS encoding PH domain-containing protein, with translation MPAGSDAAPAGVPDLPRTWRPVGPRIAAVVFSVVLIGAFLGLWYSFDEETKQAVTVLQRCTIGFFVFIGVALMYAMARSRITADERGLTVVNGYRKREYEWAEVVAVRMPPGAPWPTLDLADGNTVSAMGVHGSDGAPARRAVAEIRALLDRS, from the coding sequence ATGCCTGCCGGATCTGACGCCGCGCCCGCGGGCGTACCCGACCTGCCGCGCACCTGGCGCCCGGTCGGCCCGCGGATCGCGGCCGTCGTGTTCAGCGTCGTGCTGATCGGCGCCTTCCTCGGGCTCTGGTACAGCTTCGACGAGGAGACCAAGCAGGCCGTCACCGTGCTCCAGCGCTGCACCATCGGGTTCTTCGTGTTCATCGGCGTCGCGCTGATGTATGCGATGGCCCGGTCGCGGATCACGGCCGACGAGCGCGGGCTGACGGTCGTCAACGGCTACCGCAAGCGCGAGTACGAGTGGGCCGAGGTGGTCGCCGTGCGGATGCCGCCGGGGGCGCCGTGGCCGACCCTCGATCTCGCCGACGGCAACACCGTCTCGGCGATGGGCGTGCACGGCTCCGACGGCGCGCCCGCGCGGCGCGCCGTGGCGGAGATCAGGGCGCTGCTCGACCGCTCCTGA
- a CDS encoding SseB family protein encodes MTRPDAKRLQGSAYVDDDGAADADLATALERHASGAAPYPEVLAALAGARLLVPVVALLGEVEVGDDGLARDKSSDMAAVLLTGADGRTALLAFTSADTLAAWDPAARPVPVAAGLAAATAVQEGAAALVVDLSGPQRFVVEDEDLHRIAAGWRPVRLDDGGWAWLGASPEG; translated from the coding sequence GTGACCCGCCCCGACGCCAAGCGCCTCCAGGGATCGGCGTACGTCGACGACGACGGTGCCGCCGACGCCGACCTCGCGACGGCCCTCGAGCGCCACGCGAGCGGCGCGGCGCCGTACCCCGAGGTCCTCGCGGCGCTCGCCGGCGCGCGGCTCCTGGTGCCCGTCGTGGCGCTGCTCGGTGAGGTCGAGGTGGGCGACGACGGCCTGGCGCGTGACAAGAGCAGCGACATGGCCGCCGTGCTGCTCACCGGCGCCGACGGCCGTACGGCGCTGCTGGCGTTCACGTCCGCCGACACCCTCGCCGCCTGGGACCCGGCCGCGCGCCCGGTCCCGGTCGCCGCCGGCCTGGCCGCGGCGACCGCGGTCCAGGAGGGGGCGGCGGCGCTCGTGGTCGACCTGAGCGGGCCCCAGAGGTTCGTCGTCGAGGACGAGGACCTGCATCGGATCGCGGCGGGCTGGCGACCGGTCCGGCTCGACGACGGCGGCTGGGCGTGGCTGGGCGCTTCGCCGGAGGGCTGA